A window from Actinomycetota bacterium encodes these proteins:
- a CDS encoding TlyA family RNA methyltransferase — protein MARRRLDAELTRRGLARSREQAQELIAAGAVTVRGSVATKPATQVETSEAIEVIVNADHGYVSRGAVKLSGALDAFARIDLADRDCLDAGASTGGFTQVLLERGGARVLAVDVGYGQLAWPLRNDERVTVMERTNIRSLAAADLPYQPDLIVADLSFISLRLVLPSLIACAATDADLVLMVKPQFEVGREAVGDGVIRDPSIRAGAVQSVADQALREGLDVLAVVASPLPGPQGNVEFFLWLRRGLGGNTVDGAAVASGLRDDALSSAIAQAIQEGPQ, from the coding sequence ATGGCGCGTCGGCGTCTGGACGCGGAACTCACCCGTCGCGGACTTGCTCGCTCACGTGAGCAGGCGCAGGAGCTCATCGCCGCCGGTGCCGTGACAGTGCGCGGATCTGTGGCCACCAAGCCAGCGACTCAGGTCGAAACCTCAGAGGCCATTGAGGTCATTGTCAATGCGGACCATGGCTATGTGTCTCGAGGGGCGGTAAAGCTCTCCGGCGCTCTTGATGCTTTTGCTCGCATTGATCTTGCCGATCGTGATTGCCTAGATGCGGGAGCATCTACTGGTGGATTCACTCAGGTGCTGCTTGAGCGCGGGGGTGCTCGCGTACTTGCCGTTGACGTCGGATATGGCCAACTGGCCTGGCCACTGCGCAATGACGAGCGAGTCACCGTCATGGAGCGGACGAACATCCGCAGCCTGGCCGCAGCAGACCTGCCGTACCAACCCGACCTCATCGTTGCGGATCTCTCCTTCATCTCCCTTCGTCTCGTGCTGCCAAGCCTCATTGCCTGTGCAGCTACGGATGCTGATCTTGTGTTGATGGTCAAGCCGCAGTTCGAGGTTGGCAGAGAAGCTGTCGGCGATGGTGTCATCCGAGACCCGTCGATTCGCGCTGGTGCTGTGCAATCGGTGGCCGACCAAGCACTGCGGGAAGGCCTTGACGTCTTGGCGGTGGTGGCCAGTCCACTGCCTGGCCCCCAGGGCAATGTGGAGTTCTTTCTGTGGCTGCGGCGAGGCCTGGGTGGAAACACTGTGGATGGTGCCGCTGTGGCCAGTGGTCTGCGGGATGATGCTCTTTCATCCGCCATCGCCCAGGCTATCCAGGAGGGACCGCAATGA
- a CDS encoding NAD kinase, with product MTERQALLVLNPGRVQARAAALLVVSALQTHGFRVRVASDDAEAWGASVPDGIEVVPADEHAADETEIVVVLGGDGTILRAAERARQACVPLLTVNLGHVGFLAEAESEDIDAVVEAIVHRRWHVEERMALDVRVLDGENLLLRTWALNEISIEKAAGARMIEVLVVIDGRPLSRWGCDGIVAATPTGSTAYAFSGGGPVVWPDVEAMLLVPLSAHALFARPLVVGPSSVICLDLSDGSSAWLAADSRRTFELSGGHRVEVRRDHAPVLLARLVDAPFTDRLVAKFALPVDGWRTS from the coding sequence ATGACAGAGCGCCAAGCCCTCCTTGTGCTGAACCCAGGGCGAGTTCAGGCTCGAGCTGCGGCCTTGCTGGTTGTGAGTGCTCTCCAGACACACGGATTCAGGGTGCGGGTTGCCAGCGATGATGCCGAAGCCTGGGGTGCGAGTGTGCCCGATGGCATTGAAGTCGTGCCAGCAGACGAGCATGCAGCCGATGAGACCGAGATCGTGGTTGTGCTCGGGGGCGATGGCACGATTCTGCGCGCCGCCGAGCGCGCGCGACAGGCCTGCGTCCCGCTGCTGACGGTCAACCTAGGCCACGTTGGCTTCCTGGCCGAAGCCGAGTCGGAGGACATCGACGCAGTGGTCGAAGCAATCGTTCATCGACGCTGGCACGTTGAGGAGCGCATGGCGCTGGATGTCCGTGTCCTTGATGGCGAAAACCTGCTGTTGCGAACCTGGGCTCTCAACGAGATCAGCATCGAAAAGGCCGCAGGCGCTCGGATGATCGAAGTGTTGGTCGTGATCGATGGCCGACCACTTTCCCGTTGGGGGTGCGATGGCATCGTTGCCGCCACCCCGACAGGTTCCACGGCTTATGCATTCTCTGGCGGGGGCCCTGTGGTCTGGCCCGATGTTGAAGCCATGTTGTTGGTGCCCCTGAGCGCACACGCGCTTTTTGCTCGTCCACTGGTCGTTGGTCCGTCCAGCGTGATCTGCCTGGATCTGTCCGATGGCTCAAGTGCCTGGTTGGCCGCAGATAGTCGGCGGACCTTCGAACTCAGTGGCGGTCATCGAGTCGAAGTCCGGCGTGACCACGCTCCTGTGCTGTTGGCGCGATTGGTCGATGCCCCATTCACTGATCGCCTGGTGGCGAAGTTTGCCTTGCCCGTTGATGGCTGGCGCACGAGTTGA
- the recN gene encoding DNA repair protein RecN, with protein MITRLHISGMGVIDDAQMSFSPGLTVITGETGAGKTMVLTGFSLLAGAKADASLVRRGQAEAVVEGNWLIPANSEAVISRLTEAGAPPDLEDDGAEVIIVRSLPAEGRGRTVACGRSVPRSVLQEVAGELLAIHGQADQWLLRSPDQQREMLDSYAGAPCADTLQEFRSVFALWRQARADLDSLTINRAERERELGMLEAGIAEIDAVAPEADEDQALDIQSARLANAGGLHEDMTAAHDLLVGTDVDSGALHQVGLAQKSLDRAALIDPALGQLRAQLAQVTALLADAGTELASAVQDLEADPARQAWVEERRAALRTLMRNYGPTLAEVMDWRTAADRRIEALGGGEDRAAEIRQAIAGHADELLSIAERLSYIRTSAAHELGSQVSKELRSLAMPDAELMIQVSSSSAIDQFTSSGADSIAFLLRPHSGADAQAVTKAASGGELSRVMLALEVTMAGRNSVPTFIFDEVDAGIGGRTAVEVGRRLARLARQAQVIVVTHLPQVAAFADRHLVVTKSSDGLVTESSVHDVSGNERVVELVRMLSGLEESDAGLAHAEELLAVAATERAR; from the coding sequence TTGATCACCAGGCTCCACATCAGCGGCATGGGCGTCATTGACGATGCGCAGATGAGTTTCTCTCCAGGCCTCACCGTGATCACTGGTGAGACCGGGGCCGGCAAGACCATGGTGCTCACCGGATTCAGCTTGCTCGCTGGCGCAAAGGCGGACGCCTCGTTGGTTCGGCGCGGACAGGCCGAGGCAGTCGTTGAAGGCAATTGGCTCATTCCCGCGAACAGCGAGGCCGTGATCTCACGACTGACTGAGGCTGGGGCACCGCCGGATCTTGAAGACGACGGGGCTGAGGTCATCATCGTGCGTTCGTTGCCTGCCGAAGGACGCGGGCGAACTGTCGCCTGTGGGCGCAGTGTTCCGCGCAGTGTTCTGCAGGAAGTAGCTGGCGAGCTTCTCGCCATCCACGGCCAGGCTGATCAGTGGTTGCTGCGATCGCCTGATCAGCAGCGAGAGATGCTCGACAGCTATGCCGGTGCCCCGTGCGCAGACACCCTGCAGGAGTTTCGATCGGTCTTTGCGCTGTGGCGACAAGCCCGCGCAGATCTGGATTCCCTCACCATCAATCGGGCCGAACGCGAACGCGAACTCGGGATGCTGGAGGCAGGGATAGCAGAGATCGACGCTGTTGCTCCTGAGGCCGATGAGGACCAGGCACTGGACATTCAATCGGCGCGACTGGCCAATGCGGGCGGGCTGCACGAGGACATGACCGCTGCCCATGACTTGCTCGTTGGCACTGACGTCGACTCTGGAGCGCTGCATCAGGTGGGGCTGGCCCAGAAGTCCTTGGATCGCGCAGCGTTGATCGACCCGGCCTTGGGCCAGTTGCGAGCCCAACTCGCACAGGTCACTGCCCTGCTGGCCGATGCAGGGACTGAACTTGCCAGCGCAGTGCAGGATCTTGAGGCCGATCCTGCTCGACAGGCATGGGTTGAAGAACGTCGCGCCGCCCTGCGCACACTCATGCGCAACTACGGTCCCACCCTTGCTGAAGTCATGGACTGGCGTACGGCGGCTGATCGCCGGATCGAGGCGCTGGGGGGTGGCGAGGACCGAGCAGCAGAGATCCGACAGGCAATTGCGGGCCATGCTGACGAGTTGCTGTCGATCGCAGAGCGACTGAGCTATATCCGCACTTCGGCAGCGCATGAACTCGGCAGCCAGGTTTCCAAGGAGCTGCGTTCTCTTGCCATGCCGGACGCTGAACTGATGATCCAGGTCAGCAGCTCGTCGGCCATCGATCAGTTCACTTCCTCAGGTGCTGATTCCATCGCCTTCCTCCTGCGACCACATTCAGGGGCTGATGCCCAAGCGGTCACCAAAGCGGCCTCGGGCGGCGAACTGTCTCGCGTGATGCTTGCTCTGGAAGTCACGATGGCGGGACGAAATTCAGTCCCGACCTTCATCTTTGACGAGGTCGACGCTGGCATCGGCGGCCGTACGGCAGTGGAAGTAGGCCGACGACTCGCGCGACTGGCGCGCCAGGCCCAGGTGATTGTCGTCACGCATCTGCCGCAGGTGGCGGCCTTCGCTGATCGACATCTTGTGGTCACCAAGAGCAGCGACGGGCTGGTCACCGAATCGAGCGTTCACGATGTCAGTGGAAATGAGCGAGTGGTCGAACTCGTGCGCATGCTCTCAGGGCTGGAGGAGTCCGATGCCGGACTCGCACACGCCGAAGAACTACTGGCGGTGGCGGCAACTGAGCGAGCTCGCTGA
- a CDS encoding CTP synthase, with protein sequence MSAPRQTKHLFVTGGVASSLGKGLTASSLGNLLSNRGLRVTMQKLDPYLNVDPGTMNPFQHGEVFVTDDGAETDLDVGHYERFLDTDLHGSANVTTGQIYSSVIAKERRGEYLGDTVQVIPHITNEIKSRIRRMAGPEVDIVITEVGGTVGDIESLPFLEAVRQIRHEIGRENVFFLHVSLLPYIGPSGELKTKPTQHSVAALRNIGIQPDAIVLRADRPVPSAIKRKISMMCDVDLEAVVAAVDAPSIYDIPKVLHSEGLDAYVVRRLDLPFRDVDWTAWDALLARVHRPTNEVTIGLVGKYIDLPDAYLSVTEALRAGGFHHDTKVHIRWVSSDDCGTDEGAREVLDELDGICVPGGFGVRGIEGKLGALKYAREHGIPTLGLCLGLQCMVIEYSRNVAGLEGANSLEFDESTPYPVVATMADQREVVSGERDMGGTMRLGLYPAKLQDGSVVANAYGVPYVDERHRHRYEVNNNYRGQLEEAGLVFSGTSPDGRLVEFVELPASVHPYYVSTQAHPEFRSRPTRAHPLFAGLAAAALDRARQRSAVHA encoded by the coding sequence ATGAGTGCCCCCCGGCAAACCAAGCATCTGTTCGTTACTGGGGGCGTCGCCTCCTCTCTCGGCAAGGGCCTCACAGCCTCCAGTCTGGGAAATCTGCTTTCCAATCGTGGCCTTCGCGTCACGATGCAAAAGCTTGACCCATATCTGAATGTCGACCCCGGCACGATGAATCCCTTCCAGCACGGTGAAGTCTTCGTGACCGACGATGGCGCCGAGACCGACCTTGATGTTGGTCACTACGAGCGCTTTCTGGACACCGACCTGCATGGCTCAGCGAACGTGACGACTGGTCAGATCTATTCGTCAGTCATTGCAAAGGAACGTCGCGGTGAGTACCTCGGTGACACCGTTCAGGTGATTCCGCACATCACCAATGAGATCAAGTCGCGTATCCGACGAATGGCTGGTCCTGAGGTCGACATCGTGATCACCGAGGTCGGTGGCACGGTTGGAGATATCGAATCGCTGCCCTTCTTGGAGGCAGTGCGCCAGATTCGTCATGAAATCGGCCGCGAGAACGTGTTCTTCCTGCATGTGTCGCTGCTTCCTTACATCGGGCCTTCTGGAGAATTGAAGACCAAGCCGACGCAGCACTCTGTTGCCGCATTGCGCAATATCGGTATTCAGCCTGATGCCATCGTGCTTCGTGCTGATCGCCCAGTTCCCTCCGCCATCAAGCGCAAGATTTCGATGATGTGTGACGTTGATCTGGAGGCTGTCGTCGCTGCAGTTGACGCGCCGAGCATCTATGACATCCCCAAGGTGCTGCACAGCGAAGGCCTTGATGCGTATGTCGTGCGCCGCCTAGATCTGCCGTTCCGCGACGTTGACTGGACTGCTTGGGATGCCTTGCTCGCTCGCGTGCATCGTCCCACAAATGAAGTAACGATCGGATTGGTCGGCAAGTACATCGATCTGCCAGACGCCTACTTGTCCGTCACTGAAGCACTGCGTGCGGGTGGTTTTCATCACGACACCAAAGTGCATATCCGCTGGGTCAGCAGCGACGATTGCGGAACAGATGAAGGCGCGCGTGAAGTGCTCGACGAGCTCGACGGCATCTGCGTTCCAGGCGGCTTCGGCGTTCGCGGCATTGAAGGCAAACTCGGCGCACTGAAGTATGCGCGTGAACACGGTATTCCGACCCTTGGCCTGTGTCTTGGATTGCAGTGCATGGTCATTGAGTACTCGCGCAATGTTGCAGGTCTTGAAGGCGCGAATTCCTTGGAGTTTGACGAATCCACTCCGTATCCGGTGGTCGCGACGATGGCCGATCAGCGCGAAGTTGTTTCAGGTGAGCGCGATATGGGCGGCACAATGCGCCTAGGTCTGTATCCGGCAAAACTTCAAGACGGCTCAGTTGTGGCCAATGCCTATGGCGTTCCCTATGTCGATGAACGTCACCGTCATCGTTACGAAGTCAACAACAACTACCGCGGTCAGCTTGAAGAAGCCGGCTTGGTGTTCTCAGGCACATCACCTGATGGTCGCCTTGTCGAATTCGTCGAGCTGCCTGCTTCGGTGCACCCGTACTACGTCTCCACCCAAGCGCACCCTGAGTTCCGCTCCCGACCGACCCGTGCGCACCCCCTGTTCGCCGGTCTTGCGGCTGCGGCCTTGGATCGAGCGCGACAGCGTTCAGCCGTTCACGCGTAA
- a CDS encoding NUDIX hydrolase: MVADFAEEVWDGPIADGGEPYRTMHSVEHFAGKVWVVRTDTVDFDGQVINRDVLVHPGAVAIIALDEQDQVLLIRQYRHAIGQYIFEPPAGLLDHLGEPPLTTAARELAEESGYQADSWHTLVDFVNSPGGSSEAIRIYLARDVSPIAGGRPHTGEAEEGYLPRVWVSLDEAKDLVLSGAISGPTAVAGILAAWVARAGGWKSLRSAREPWGMRDHLLSIGRVAEHFKKPGLS; this comes from the coding sequence ATGGTCGCGGATTTCGCTGAGGAGGTCTGGGACGGCCCGATCGCCGATGGTGGCGAGCCCTATCGCACGATGCATTCTGTCGAGCACTTCGCGGGCAAGGTGTGGGTGGTGCGCACGGACACTGTGGATTTCGATGGCCAGGTCATCAACCGCGATGTGCTTGTTCATCCGGGTGCCGTTGCAATCATCGCCCTCGATGAACAAGATCAGGTACTGCTCATCCGCCAGTACCGTCATGCCATCGGGCAGTACATCTTCGAGCCTCCTGCGGGCCTGTTGGATCATCTTGGCGAGCCACCGCTGACGACAGCGGCTCGTGAACTTGCCGAAGAGTCTGGCTACCAAGCCGACAGTTGGCACACACTTGTGGACTTCGTGAATTCTCCAGGCGGCTCAAGTGAGGCCATTCGGATCTACCTCGCACGTGATGTTTCACCCATAGCCGGCGGACGCCCACACACAGGCGAGGCCGAAGAGGGCTACTTGCCGCGTGTGTGGGTGAGTCTGGATGAGGCGAAGGATCTCGTGCTGTCCGGTGCCATCAGCGGACCAACAGCAGTGGCGGGCATCCTCGCGGCTTGGGTGGCGCGTGCTGGCGGCTGGAAGTCCCTGCGTTCGGCTCGCGAGCCTTGGGGGATGCGCGACCACCTGCTATCGATCGGGCGAGTGGCCGAGCATTTCAAGAAACCAGGACTCTCCTGA
- the xerD gene encoding site-specific tyrosine recombinase XerD yields the protein MDLSIRTYLNHLAIERGLSQNTLAAYSRDLERYLLWCLARGLSSADVIVESDIADFSASLRDSSVGTPLAASSAGRVLVAIRGFHRFALDEGLTADDPSQRISPASAVKRLPKALSYDQVKRLLRACGDDSTPAGLRDRALAELLYGTGVRISEAINIDVDDLKLEERTLIVTGKGDKQRMLPLGGYSIAALDEYLVRGRPALLLQGRGTPAVFLNTKGGRLSRQSAYAVVRKAADSAKLEVEVSPHTLRHSFATHLLQGGADVRVVQELLGHSSVTTTQIYTAVTPDTLREVYATSHPRAQG from the coding sequence TTGGATCTGTCGATCCGCACCTACCTGAATCACCTGGCAATCGAGCGCGGGTTGTCTCAGAACACCCTGGCTGCCTATAGCCGAGATTTGGAGCGGTACCTCCTGTGGTGTCTTGCCCGGGGCCTGAGTTCTGCTGACGTCATCGTTGAAAGCGATATCGCAGACTTCTCCGCAAGCCTGCGTGACTCGAGCGTGGGCACGCCGCTTGCTGCATCCAGCGCCGGCCGGGTGCTTGTCGCCATTCGCGGCTTTCACCGCTTTGCTCTCGACGAAGGCCTGACTGCCGACGACCCAAGTCAGCGGATTTCGCCGGCCAGTGCCGTGAAGCGGCTGCCCAAAGCCTTGAGCTATGACCAGGTCAAGCGCCTGCTGCGCGCGTGTGGCGACGACAGCACGCCAGCAGGCTTACGTGATAGAGCTCTGGCCGAACTGCTCTACGGCACCGGAGTGCGGATCAGTGAGGCGATCAATATTGACGTCGATGACCTCAAGCTGGAGGAGCGCACCCTCATCGTGACCGGTAAGGGCGACAAGCAGCGGATGCTCCCGCTCGGGGGCTATTCGATCGCGGCCTTGGATGAATACCTGGTGCGGGGCCGTCCTGCGTTGCTGCTCCAGGGGCGCGGCACACCTGCGGTATTCCTCAACACCAAGGGAGGCCGGCTGTCGCGGCAGAGCGCGTATGCCGTGGTGCGCAAGGCTGCCGATTCGGCGAAACTGGAGGTCGAAGTCAGCCCCCACACCCTTCGTCACAGCTTTGCCACGCACTTGCTCCAAGGCGGTGCCGACGTCCGGGTGGTGCAGGAGCTGCTGGGTCATTCCTCGGTGACCACCACTCAGATCTACACCGCAGTCACCCCCGACACCCTTCGTGAGGTCTATGCCACGAGTCATCCACGAGCACAGGGCTGA
- a CDS encoding ParA family protein, with protein sequence MAMDSEVLEAAGDPAPDATSVPETTSIPEPTPLTSHGPARVIAMVNQKGGVGKTTSTVSLGAALAGYGRKVLLVDFDPQGALSVALGVNPNEMDRTVYNVLTDYECDIREVVLTTDVENLDLLPSNIDLSAAELQLVSEVGREYALGRALAPLLPSYDIVLIDCQPSLGLLTLNALTASTGVIVPMETEYFALRGVALLQDTINKVKARLNPELTIIGVLPTMYDPRTLHSREVLQTVRQAFGDQVFQTAIHRTVKFPDAAVAGEPITTFAPTSAGADSYRQLAREVLAR encoded by the coding sequence ATGGCCATGGATTCGGAAGTGCTGGAGGCAGCGGGAGACCCTGCACCAGACGCGACGTCCGTTCCAGAAACGACGTCCATCCCAGAACCGACCCCGCTGACCTCGCACGGCCCAGCGCGGGTCATTGCCATGGTCAATCAAAAGGGCGGGGTGGGCAAGACCACCTCGACGGTCAGCCTTGGTGCGGCGCTGGCTGGATATGGCCGCAAGGTGCTCCTAGTCGACTTTGATCCACAGGGCGCGCTCTCTGTCGCTTTGGGTGTCAATCCCAATGAGATGGACCGCACGGTCTACAACGTTCTGACAGATTACGAGTGCGACATCCGCGAGGTTGTCCTGACGACCGATGTCGAGAATCTGGATCTGCTGCCGAGCAACATCGACTTGTCGGCAGCGGAACTTCAATTGGTAAGCGAGGTCGGTCGCGAGTACGCGTTGGGTCGCGCCTTGGCGCCTCTGCTTCCCAGTTACGACATCGTCTTGATTGACTGCCAGCCCTCACTTGGTCTTTTGACCTTGAACGCGTTGACAGCAAGTACCGGAGTCATCGTGCCGATGGAGACTGAGTACTTCGCCCTTCGTGGTGTCGCCTTGTTGCAGGACACCATCAACAAGGTCAAGGCTCGCTTGAATCCCGAACTCACCATCATCGGTGTACTGCCAACGATGTATGACCCCCGAACATTGCACAGTCGCGAAGTGCTGCAGACAGTTCGCCAGGCATTCGGTGATCAGGTCTTCCAAACTGCTATCCACCGCACCGTGAAGTTCCCGGATGCTGCTGTTGCAGGCGAGCCGATCACCACCTTTGCTCCGACCAGTGCAGGCGCGGATTCCTACCGCCAATTGGCGCGGGAGGTTTTGGCCCGGTGA
- a CDS encoding segregation/condensation protein A, whose amino-acid sequence MATHPPESFSVRVGDFDGPFDLLLSLISKHKLEVTELALHLVTDEFIGYLRAQGKSWDLDEASSFLVVAATLLDLKAARLLPSGEVEDEEDLALFEARDLLFARLLQYRAYKEVSALFAESMATANRRYPRTVGLEPQFAALLPEVLLGLGPDQFASLAARALAPKPIEEVSMAHAHVQRVNVREQAGILVDRLRRHRTSTFRALIADCDTTLLVVGRFLALLELYREGAVAFEQITPLGDLTVRWTGSDEGEISVADEFDVEREIDQVPVADENEVELKEFVDE is encoded by the coding sequence TTGGCGACACACCCACCCGAGAGTTTCTCTGTACGGGTGGGTGATTTTGACGGCCCCTTCGACCTGCTGCTCTCGCTTATCTCCAAGCACAAGCTTGAAGTCACAGAACTCGCACTGCATCTGGTTACCGACGAGTTCATCGGCTATCTCCGTGCACAGGGCAAGTCCTGGGATCTGGACGAGGCCAGCAGCTTCCTCGTCGTGGCGGCCACCCTCCTTGATCTGAAAGCCGCCCGGCTCCTGCCCTCGGGTGAAGTTGAAGACGAAGAGGATCTGGCGCTCTTTGAAGCACGTGACCTGCTCTTCGCACGTCTGCTTCAGTACCGCGCCTACAAAGAGGTGTCCGCTCTCTTTGCTGAGAGCATGGCAACAGCCAATCGCCGCTACCCGCGCACGGTTGGGCTCGAACCGCAGTTCGCCGCACTCCTGCCAGAGGTGCTGCTTGGGCTTGGACCCGATCAATTCGCATCACTTGCCGCGCGAGCCCTTGCTCCCAAGCCCATCGAAGAAGTCTCGATGGCGCACGCGCATGTGCAACGCGTCAATGTGCGTGAACAGGCTGGCATCCTGGTTGACCGCCTGCGCCGACATCGAACCAGCACTTTCCGCGCACTCATCGCTGACTGCGACACCACCTTGCTTGTGGTCGGTCGTTTCCTTGCATTGCTCGAGCTCTACCGTGAAGGTGCGGTGGCCTTTGAGCAGATCACTCCTCTCGGTGACCTGACGGTGCGGTGGACAGGGTCCGATGAGGGCGAGATCAGCGTTGCTGATGAATTCGATGTCGAGCGTGAGATTGACCAAGTGCCAGTAGCAGATGAGAACGAAGTTGAATTGAAGGAGTTCGTCGATGAGTGA
- the scpB gene encoding SMC-Scp complex subunit ScpB, giving the protein MSEQGVQEEIEPFEELEDADSLGAPSLSSAIEALLLLADEPMSVIALAQATRQPTTDVEATVRALAAEYDEAVRGFDLREVAGGWRYYTRSECSPLVERYVLDGQQARLTQASLETLAVIAYRQPVTRGRVSAVRGVNVDGVIRTLVTRGLIEEAGHEDESSAILYRTTSTFLERLGIASLDDLPPLAEHLPDLADLEEVLDSVATGD; this is encoded by the coding sequence ATGAGTGAGCAGGGCGTGCAAGAAGAAATCGAGCCCTTTGAAGAACTCGAGGATGCAGACAGTCTGGGAGCGCCCAGCTTGTCATCAGCGATCGAAGCCCTGCTCCTGCTCGCAGATGAACCAATGTCAGTGATTGCACTCGCGCAGGCCACCCGGCAGCCGACCACAGATGTCGAAGCAACCGTGCGGGCTTTGGCAGCCGAGTACGACGAAGCGGTGCGCGGCTTCGACCTACGGGAGGTTGCTGGAGGCTGGCGCTACTACACCCGGAGTGAATGCTCGCCGCTGGTTGAGCGCTATGTGCTCGACGGTCAGCAAGCTCGCCTGACTCAGGCGTCACTTGAAACCTTGGCCGTGATTGCCTATCGCCAGCCAGTCACTCGCGGCCGGGTGAGCGCAGTGCGAGGGGTCAATGTCGATGGTGTGATTCGCACCCTGGTCACTCGTGGCCTCATCGAGGAAGCCGGGCACGAAGACGAGTCGTCAGCGATTCTGTACCGAACGACTTCAACTTTCCTGGAGCGCTTGGGCATTGCCTCACTTGATGATCTTCCGCCCCTTGCAGAGCATCTCCCTGATCTGGCAGATCTTGAAGAAGTTCTTGATTCAGTAGCAACGGGTGACTAA
- a CDS encoding pseudouridine synthase, whose amino-acid sequence MSETEIRLQKVLAQAGIGSRRKCEELIAKGRVKVNGELVVEQGMRIDPMTAVVHVNGQRVPTAPGNVVLLLNKPSGVISTMSDEHGRPCVGDLVADRSERLFHVGRLDAETEGLLLLTNDGELANRVVHPAHGVDKTYLATVTGQVTTQTLRRLREGVELDDGPMKVDSVRIVQQAKDRSMLELVIHEGRNRIVRRLLDEVGHPVIELVRTRIGPLHLGNLKAGQIRELTGPDLRALYTAVGL is encoded by the coding sequence ATGAGTGAGACAGAGATCCGCCTGCAAAAGGTTCTTGCGCAGGCGGGCATCGGCAGTCGTCGCAAGTGCGAGGAATTGATCGCCAAAGGTCGCGTTAAAGTCAATGGTGAGCTCGTTGTCGAGCAAGGTATGCGCATCGATCCGATGACTGCTGTTGTGCACGTCAACGGTCAGCGAGTGCCTACAGCCCCCGGCAACGTTGTGCTGCTGCTGAACAAGCCAAGTGGTGTGATCTCAACGATGAGCGATGAGCATGGGCGGCCTTGCGTCGGAGATCTTGTTGCGGATCGGTCCGAGCGCTTGTTCCATGTTGGGCGTCTGGATGCTGAAACCGAGGGCTTACTACTGCTGACCAATGACGGTGAGCTCGCCAACAGGGTCGTGCATCCAGCCCATGGTGTCGACAAGACCTACCTCGCTACTGTCACTGGGCAGGTCACCACGCAGACCCTGCGCCGATTGCGCGAAGGGGTCGAACTGGATGACGGCCCGATGAAGGTCGATTCGGTTCGCATCGTGCAGCAGGCCAAGGATCGAAGCATGCTCGAACTGGTCATCCACGAAGGGCGCAATCGCATTGTGCGTCGGCTCTTGGATGAGGTTGGTCACCCTGTCATCGAACTGGTACGCACGCGCATTGGGCCGCTGCATTTGGGCAACCTCAAGGCCGGGCAAATACGGGAGTTGACCGGACCTGACTTACGCGCTCTCTACACGGCTGTTGGTCTGTAG
- the aroH gene encoding chorismate mutase, translating into MPMRAIRGAVCLQEDNADEMREAVGELLEVILERNGVTPDDVISVLFTNTPDLHCAFPAKAAREVGFTDVPLMCAQEIDVHGALERVVRVLLHVDTDRPRSEIFHVYLRGAEVLRPDTQS; encoded by the coding sequence TTGCCGATGCGTGCAATCAGGGGAGCCGTGTGCTTGCAGGAAGATAATGCTGACGAGATGCGGGAAGCAGTCGGCGAACTGCTGGAAGTCATTCTCGAACGAAATGGCGTGACCCCGGATGACGTCATCAGTGTGCTGTTCACCAACACACCTGACCTCCATTGCGCTTTCCCCGCCAAGGCTGCCCGCGAGGTCGGCTTCACGGACGTGCCGCTGATGTGTGCTCAGGAGATCGACGTGCATGGAGCTCTTGAGCGCGTCGTTCGTGTGCTGCTTCATGTCGACACGGATCGTCCACGCAGCGAAATCTTCCATGTCTACCTGCGCGGTGCCGAAGTCCTTCGCCCGGACACCCAGTCGTGA